One part of the Lotus japonicus ecotype B-129 chromosome 2, LjGifu_v1.2 genome encodes these proteins:
- the LOC130740195 gene encoding uncharacterized protein LOC130740195, with product MPYFIHFNIQQFFRSLILYSSYQITPIFCHLCHIMDPNNLPDWNTFYNECVEDFMNDTFVEDMMQQEMEFYQQQQQHANTVRPKKTRRVIKRDREAGNERLMKDYFSENPVYTEELFRRRFRMRKHVFLRIVEALGSYNPYFLMSVDAVGRQGLSPLQKCTAAIRMLAYGSPADSVDEYVRIGESTAIECLKNFVEGVCEVFGGQYLRRPNEEDMTRLLQWGESRGFPGMLGSIDCMHWEWKNCPVAWKGQYTRGDHGRPTIMLEAVASQDLWIWHAFFGIAGSNNDITVLNQSPVFNEVLRGAAPMVKFRVNETMYHMGYYLADGIYPEWGTFVKTIPMPQGEKKQKFAKRQEAARKDVERAFGVLQSRFAIVRGPSRWWHPNDMKSIIYACIILHNMIVENEHNTYKGNFVYEQVNNDISDAEVLSGPIPAFRNMLERRAHQIEKSIHRQLQADLVEHIWDLPEIDNNET from the coding sequence atgccatatttcattcatttcaacattcaacagttCTTTCGTTCTCTCATCTTGTATTCCTCCTATCAAATTACACCAATATTTTGTCATTTGTGCCATATAATGGATCCAAACAATTTACCCGACTGGAACACATTTTACAACGAATGTGTGGAGGATTTTATGAATGACACGTTCGTTGAAGATATGATGCAGCAGGAGATGGAGTtctatcaacaacaacaacaacatgccAACACCGTTAGGCCCAAGAAAACAAGAAGAGTAATAAAGAGAGATCGTGAAGCTGGGAACGAGCGGTTGATGAAGGACTACTTCTCTGAAAATCCTGTATACACGGAAGAGCTTTTCCGACGAAGGTTTCGAATGCGAAAGCATGTGTTCCTCAGAATTGTAGAGGCCCTTGGGTCTTATAACCCGTACTTTTTAATGTCCGTTgatgcagttggaagacaaggtctatcaccattacaaaagtgcaccGCCGCTATTCGTATGTTAGCGTATGGATCACCTGCTGACAGTGTTGATGAATACGTTAgaattggtgaaagtactgcaattgagtgctTAAAGAATTTTGTAGAAGGTGTGTGTGAAGTATTTGGTGGGCAATACTTGAGGCGTCCAAACGAGGAAGACATGACACGCCTACTTCAATGGGGGGAGTCTCGTGGATTTCCAGGTATGTTAGGTTCCattgattgtatgcattgggaatggaagaattgtccagttgcgtggaaaggtcaatacacccgaggtgatcatggaagacccacaatcatgcttgaagcagtggcatcacaagacttgtggatttggcatgcattttttggcattgcaggCTCAAATAATGACATTACTGTGCTAAACCAATCTCCGGTGTTTAATGAGGTTTTGCGTGGAGCTGCTCCCATGGTGAAATTTAGAGTGAATGAAACAATGTATCACATGGGATACTATCTAGCAGACGGTATCTATCCCGAGTGGGGtacatttgtgaagaccatcccAATGCCACAAGGAGAAAAAAAGCAAAAGTTTGCCAAAAGACAAGAAGCAGCAAGAAAGGACGTGGAACGTGCATTCGGAGTGCTCCAATCTCGGTTTGCGATTGTCCGTGGTCCATCACGCTGGTGGCATCCGAATGACATGAAGTCAATCATCtatgcttgcatcatattgcaTAACATGATTGTTGAAAATGAGCACAACACGTAcaaaggtaattttgtttatgagcaggtcaataatgacatatcGGATGCTGAAGTATTAAGCGGTCCTATTCCCGCTTTTAGAAATATGTTGGAAAGGAGAGCACATCAAATTGAAAAGTCAATCCATCGCCAacttcaagcagacttggtggagcatatCTGGGACCTTCCTGAAATCGATAATAATGAAACTTAA
- the LOC130737113 gene encoding uncharacterized protein LOC130737113: protein MKWNCVSDCGNWEQEVWRWKFLWRRPLVGRELEWEQALQGAVGVVQLSEGVPDAWTWLPSNDRIYSVHSSYLFLQEPVLPDQDHALMHVWQSYAPSNVKGFAWRVLLDRIVSKENMLKRGIFSSVGSASCALCNNHLETCFHLLFSCPFSIGVWNGCLQWLGCSLSQVTSVHEHLSGFRVGLTHSQQRLCHSIWLAVIWSVWLARNEVVFGEVLPALR, encoded by the coding sequence ATGAAGTGGAACTGTGTCAGTGATTGTGGTAATTGGGAGCAAGAAGTGTGGCGGTGGAAGTTTTTATGGCGGCGTCCTCTAGTAGGGAGGGAGTTGGAGTGGGAGCAGGCCTTACAGGGTGCGGTTGGGGTGGTTCAATTGTCTGAAGGTGTGCCTGATGCGTGGACTTGGCTACCAAGTAATGATAGAATTTACTCTGTTCACTCATCATATCTTTTCTTGCAGGAACCTGTGTTACCTGATCAGGATCATGCTCTTATGCATGTTTGGCAGTCTTATGCTCCATCCAACGTGAAAGGCTTCGCCTGGAGGGTGCTACTTGACCGTATTGTGAGTAAGGAAAATATGTTGAAGCGTGGAATTTTTTCCTCGGTTGGGTCAGCCTCTTGTGCTCTCTGCAATAACCATTTGGAAACGTGCTTTCACCTTCTATTTTCTTGTCCGTTTTCGATTGGTGTTTGGAATGGCTGTCTTCAGTGGTTGGGCTGTTCACTCTCGCAAGTCACTTCTGTTCATGAACATCTATCTGGTTTCAGGGTTGGCTTAACTCATTCTCAGCAGCGCTTGTGCCATTCTATTTGGTTAGCTGTCATTTGGTCTGTGTGGCTTGCTCGGAATGAGGTGGTATTCGGGGAGGTGCTGCCCGCTTTGAGGTAA
- the LOC130737112 gene encoding glutathione S-transferase T3-like, with translation MSSYPPQNQSPHTGGNVHNSQYQMFPYTSQNQPLHPDENFTNPQYPMYPPQYQFQSQAPPTDSTGSKVSDTQCEATPDDTQHEGLDDIDLEDEDQSSGKKRTRWRVKDDLLLVQSWLNISKDPTVGTDQTAAKFWDRIRDQFDEYRDFDTPPRTGKMLKCRFGKLSKDIQFFTGCYNKVTTPWKSGHSEKDIMAEAHALFQVDHKKDFTHENVWRMVKDEPKWKGQSMKTNSRGQKKSGAGADGTSTDPSASIDCDEYEATPPTTRPKGKKAEKRKAKTTDTASSTLSFAPHPDVLAMGKAKMEMMANFREIRNRELDLQQADQQLKQSELQLRQEELKFKKAENFRAYMDILNKNTSGMNDEELRTHNALRAFALSELGMS, from the coding sequence ATGTCTTCatatccacctcaaaaccaaTCGCCTCACACCGGTGGCAATGTTCATAATTCTCAGTACCAAATGTTTCCATATACATCTCAAAACCAACCACTTCACCCTGATGAAAATTTCACAAATCCACAATACCCCATGTATCCACCACAATACCAATTTCAAAGCCAAGCCCCTCCTACTGATAGCACtggttcaaaagtctctgatacACAATGTGAGGCTACGCCTGATGATACACAACACGAgggtctagatgatattgatcttgaagaTGAGGATCAATCTTCTGGAAAGAAACGCACCAGATGGAGGGTTAAAGACGATTTACTTCTTGTTCAATCATGGCTCAACATTTCTAAGGATCCGACGGTGGGAACTGATCAAACGGCAGCAAAGTTTTGGGATAGGATCCGCGACCAATTTGATGAGTACCGTGACTTTGACACTCCTCCGAGGACAGGGAAGATGCTGAAATGTCGTTTTGGAAAATTGAGTAAAGATATTCAATTCTTTACCGGTTGCTACAACAAAGTTACCACTCCttggaaaagtggacactcagaGAAGGATATCATGGCTGAGGCGCATGCCCTATTTCAGGTAGACCATAAAAAAGATTTCACACATGAGAATGTATGGCGGATGGTGAAAGATGAACCAAAGTGGAAGGGACAATCAATGAAAACCAATTCAAGGGGACAAAAGAAGTCAGGAGCTGGCGCCGACGGAACATCGACTGACCCAAGTGCATCAATTGATTGCGACGAATATGAGGCAACACCACCAACAACTCGCCCGAAGGGCAAGAAGGCAGAGAAGAGAAAGGCCAAAACAACAGATACTGCGTCAAGTACTCTATCTTTTGCTCCTCACCCTGATGTGTTAGCCATGGGGAAGGCTAAAATGGAAATGATGGCAAATTTTAGGGAGATAAGGAACAGAGAACTAGATTTGCAACAAGCTGACCAACAACTGAAACAAAGTGAACTGCAATTGAGACAGGAAGAACTCAAATTTAAGAAGGCGGAGAACTTTCGGGCATATATGGATATCCTTAACAAGAACACATCTGGAATGAACGATGAGGAGTTGCGTACGCATAACGCACTACGTGCTTTCGCCTTAAGTGAACTAGGAATGTCTTAA